The following proteins come from a genomic window of Tenebrio molitor chromosome 9, icTenMoli1.1, whole genome shotgun sequence:
- the LOC138139531 gene encoding uncharacterized protein, translating to MSTTASSIVEASSTPNSWDAAKKIISTSTTASSLNNQTQKSIKELFYNGTGYYIEDEVEPGLNDLQTLFLACFATLIPLVISLLTAFGIRVLWTKYKRQKENAKYDGILQRRDTSESIARPLHSHLLNSDKKCGETHLAINTEEVEVCDGTGVSQIRSNNHSSTNGSIITMTLKNNHLIVETEERNDIEEDSRETTMKYSPGARDGVFVVEVQQGVRRSPGSGPQSGADPELSVSMSDQCALVHNPPDRYSDDETLEECDDYYIETTSPARGTPDSLATQIRTGLTQSDTSLTGERHSYCYTNQQCYDNGSYGYQTYNGYVNDEPLQRLKDNNKPKITAAVYKTRQKTTDETDEDAVQEEQMRLGNSIGKRLHISDNKQNDISLSGTAEPDEDYENKGFD from the exons ATGTCTACGACGGCATCCAGCATCGTCGAGGCCTCGTCGACTCCTAACTCCTGGGACGCGGCAAAAAAGATAATCTCGACGTCGACGACCGCCTCGTCCTTGAATAATCAAACCCAGAAGTCAATTAAGGAACTGTTTTACAACGGAACTGGATACTACATTGAGGACGAAGTGGAACCAG GTCTGAATGATCTACAAACGTTGTTCCTAGCTTGTTTTGCCACGTTAATTCCATTAGTTATTTCGTTGCTCACAGCATTTGGAATAAG GGTGCTTTGGACCAAATACAAAAGACAAAAGGAGAACGCTAAATATGACGGGATCCTGCAAAGGAGAGACACTTCTGAGTCGATCGCTAGACCTTTACATTCCCATCTGCTCAACAGCGACAAG AAATGCGGCGAAACGCATCTAGCCATCAACACCGAGGAAGTCGAAGTGTGCGACGGCACAGGTGTCAGCCAAATAAGGAGCAACAACCATTCCAGCACTAACGGTAGCATCATCACCATGACCCTCAAGAACAACCACCTCATCGTCGAGACAGAAGAAAGAAAC GACATCGAGGAGGACAGCAGGGAGACGACGATGAAGTACTCGCCGGGCGCCAGGGACGGGGTGTTCGTGGTGGAGGTCCAGCAGGGGGTGCGGCGCAGTCCCGGCTCGGGTCCCCAATCGGGGGCCGACCCTGAACTGTCGGTTTCTATGAGCGATCAGTGCGCCCTCGTGCACAACCCCCCTGACAG GTACAGCGACGACGAGACGTTGGAGGAATGCGACGACTACTACATCGAGACGACGTCCCCGGCCCGGGGAACCCCGGACTCCTTGGCGACGCAGATCAGGACCGGCCTGACCCAATCGGACACTAGTCTAACAGGGGAACGCCACAGCTACTGCTACACCAACCAGCAGTGCTACGACAACGGCAGCTACGGCTACCAAACCTACAACGGCTACGTGAACGACGAGCCCCTCCAGAGGCTGAAGGACAACAACAAGCCCAAGATAACCGCCGCGGTGTACAAGACCCGCCAGAAGACGACGGACGAAACCGACGAGGACGCGGTCCAGGAAGAGCAGATGAGATTGGGCAACTCGATCGGCAAACGGCTCCATATCTCggacaacaaacaaaatgacATATCGCTAAGTGGAACGGCGGAACCGGATGAGGACTACGAAAATAAAGGGTTCGACTAA